In Scheffersomyces stipitis CBS 6054 chromosome 8, complete sequence, one DNA window encodes the following:
- a CDS encoding mitochondrial 54S ribosomal protein YmL40, with amino-acid sequence MNKRYTLPTFETAQLPVVPAATRKNNYERGIAPGDLVYITEGEKKGTVTSVFHYNPSNDAVLVANVTEKRITPKTTWVENQNSHYVDYPSYLPMSKVKLAGKDKDDEGKVSYVVADEIVLKDKYYDDRYKRWLPKRFVKHHSSIEIPWPNPPSAFEDDALSTQEPTVFEKTYELQTIAKAPVPKAALNQLRNPYSKHKKRVLSELQARRLNSPEMPLSVEQKIYLAKQASKPKKTYTNLSEEIKDFIGDKMAQHINSIDNPAMLAHLEALSRAKVPDFEKTIQNIEDESK; translated from the coding sequence ATGAACAAAAGATATACTTTACCTACATTTGAAACTGCCCAGCTTCCTGTAGTGCCAGCAGCCACGAGAAAGAACAACTATGAAAGAGGTATTGCACCAGGCGATTTGGTGTACATCACTGAAGGCGAAAAGAAAGGAACAGTGACATCTGTTTTCCATTATAATCCTTCCAACGACGCTGTGCTAGTAGCCAATGTCACCGAGAAGAGAATCACTCCCAAAACTACCTGGGTTGAAAACCAGAACAGTCACTATGTAGACTATCCTTCATACTTGCCAATGTCCAAAGTCAAGCTTGCTGGTAAGGATAAAGATGATGAAGGTAAGGTTAGCTATGTAGTTGCTGACGAGATCGTCTTGAAGGATAAGTACTATGATGACAGATACAAAAGATGGCTTCCCAAGAGATTCGTTAAGCACCACAGCAGTATTGAAATTCCTTGGCCCAACCCTCCTTCAGCTTTTGAAGACGACGCATTATCCACACAAGAGCCAACTGTGTTTGAAAAGACCTACGAGTTGCAGACCATTGCTAAAGCTCCTGTGCCTAAGGCTGCGTTGAATCAGTTGAGAAACCCATACTCCAAACACAAGAAGAGAGTGTTGTCGGAATTGCAAGCTAGAAGACTCAATAGTCCCGAAATGCCTCTTTCTGTGGAACAAAAGATTTACTTGGCCAAACAAGCATCCAAGCCCAAGAAGACTTACACCAACTTGTCggaagaaatcaaggacTTCATTGGTGACAAGATGGCTCAGCACATCAACAGCATTGACAACCCCGCCATGCTTGCTCATTTGGAAGCATTGTCGAGGGCCAAGGTTCCTGACTTCGAAAAGACCATACAAAATATCGAAGACGAAAGCAAGTAG
- the RPT4 gene encoding 26S protease subunit RPT4 (26S protease subunit SUG2) (Proteasomal cap subunit) (go_function ATP binding), whose product MSEENDPLLAALNADENDNASEQPQQPADPERDRALSRFKDKLLEHRKWDSRLKELRLSIRELDNDYERTENDIKALQSVGQIIGEVLKQLDEERFIVKASSGPRYIVGCRNTIKKESLKNGVRVSLDMTTLTIMRILPREVDPLVYNMTTFEPGEISFNGIGGLTEQIRELREVIELPLKNPELFHRVGIKPPKGVLLYGPPGTGKTLLAKAVAATIGANFIFSPASAIVDKYIGESARLIREMFAYAREHEPCIIFMDEVDAIGGRRFSEGTSADREIQRTLMELLNQMDGFDTLGQTKVIMATNRPDTLDPALLRAGRLDRKIEIGLPNEAGRLEIFKIHTAKVAKQGEFDFEAAVKMSDGFNGADIRNVVTEAGFFAIRDDRDYILQNDLMKAVRKVADVKKLEGKLDYEKL is encoded by the coding sequence ATGAGCGAAGAAAACGATCCACTTTTGGCGGCTCTCAATGCTGACGAAAATGACAATGCCTCTGaacaacctcaacaacCAGCTGATCCAGAGAGAGACAGAGCACTTTCCAGATTCAAGGACAAGTTGCTTGAACACCGTAAATGGGATTCACGCTTGAAAGAACTTCGTCTCAGCATACGAGAATTGGACAACGACTACGAAAGAACGGAAAATGACATCAAAGCTTTGCAATCAGTTGGTCAGATCATAGGGGAGGTGTTGAAACAGttggatgaagaaagattcATTGTTAAGGCTTCTTCTGGACCTCGTTACATTGTAGGCTGTCGTAATACgatcaagaaagaaagctTGAAGAACGGTGTAAGAGTCTCTTTGGATATGACTACATTGACAATCATGAGAATATTGCCTCGAGAAGTTGACCCCTTGGTGTACAACATGACGACTTTTGAACCAGGTGAAATCTCCTTCAATGGAATTGGTGGTTTAACAGAACAGATTCGTGAATTACGTGAAGTAATCGAGTTGCCTTTGAAGAATCCTGAGTTGTTCCATAGAGTCGGCATCAAGCCTCCAAAGGGTGTACTTTTATACGGTCCTCCTGGTACCGGTAAGACGTTGTTAGCTAAGGCTGTAGCAGCCACCATTGGAGCcaacttcattttctcaCCTGCTTCGGCCATTGTAGACAAGTATATCGGAGAATCGGCCAGATTGATCAGAGAGATGTTTGCATATGCCAGAGAGCATGAACCCTGCATTATCTTTATGGACGAAGTGGATGCCATTGGTGGCCGTAGATTCAGTGAAGGTACTTCTGCCGATAGGGAAATCCAGAGAACTTTgatggaattgttgaaccaGATGGATGGATTTGACACTTTGGGCCAGACCAAGGTGATCATGGCAACTAACAGACCAGATACCTTAGATCCAGCATTGTTGAGAGCAGGTAGATTGGACAGAAAGATCGAGATTGGATTACCAAATGAAGCTGGAAGATTggagatcttcaagatccaCACTGCCAAAGTAGCCAAACAAGGTGAGTTTGACTTTGAAGCAGCGGTCAAGATGAGTGATGGCTTCAATGGTGCCGATATCAGAAATGTAGTCACGGAAGCGGGTTTCTTCGCCATCAGAGATGACAGAGACTAtatattgcaaaatgatTTGATGAAGGCGGTCAGAAAGGTTGCTGatgtgaagaagttggaaggCAAGTTAGACTACGAAAAGTTGTGA
- the eIF2B gene encoding translation initiation factor eIF2B subunit: protein MEFHAIILCGDGKALSPFSATRSTGSPKALLPIANKPMLSYVLDWCEKAFFPRVTVVVGTDAESDIQNAVDQYKADKVKENQDKDASDDGTGHSTAIEVYGFDAENSGQIIYQLYKSNAWKPYQNFVILPCDLVTNLPPQVLIEAYRSKDESDLGLIVHYRNQLDIEDKKSKIFDKNYTIYGDVSDGGRKFLDIYSKEDIDFHKALKIRTQMCWRYPQATISTKLLNSCVFFGSEQIFKVFEDNPDKFSESYFKNRSVTKVVRDLARRSWRHSENKESIAFLVVPHQATFFRSCNLPVLMEANRHFMKIQATEKGQTGFAGPKDKTAANVGIDSLIGDNTLLGERTNVKKTVVGSRCNIGKRVKLTGCLVMNNVTIEDDVQLENCIIGNNVLIHSKCKLTNCNVESTNEVARGTQAKGDTLLRFSLEGDESAIGSSSDEDDSEDDSESDFSDYEDEYANNDDGLFGY, encoded by the exons ATGGAGTTTCATGCTATCATTCTCTGTGGAGACGGCAAGGCGTTGAGTCCTTTTTCAGCGACTAGATCTACCGGGCTGCCCAAAGCTCTTTTGCCCATCGCTAACAAACCCATGCTCAGCTACGTCTTGGACTGGTGTGAGAAGGCCTTTTTCCCTCGTGTCACCGTAGTAGTAGGAACTGATGCAGAAAGCGACATTCAGAATGCTGTAGACCAGTATAAGGCCGACAAAGTGAAGGAAAACCAGGATAAGGACGCTTCTGACGATGGGACTGGCCATTCTACAGCTATTGAAGTGTATGGCTTTGATGCTGAGAACAGTGGACAAATCATATACCAGCTTTACAAATCGAATGCCTGGAAACCGTACCAGAACTTTGTTATATTGCCCTGTGATCTTGTAACAAACTTGCCTCCACAAGTTTTGATAGAAGCCTACAGAAGCAAGGATGAGTCAGACTTGGGCTTGATTGTACACTATAGAAACCAGTTGGATATcgaagacaagaagtccaagattTTCGACAAGAACTACACCATTTACGGTGATGTAAGTGATGGTGGACGTAAGTTCCTCGATATCTACTCCAAAGAAGATATCGACTTCCACAAGGCATTAAAGATCAGAACACAAATGTGCTGGAGATACCCCCAGGCTACAATCAGtaccaagttgttgaacagtTGTGTCTTCTTCGGTTCAGAACAAATATTCAAGGTTTTTGAAGATAATCCTGACAAGTTCAGCGAGTCGtatttcaagaacagaTCAGTAACTAAAGTTGTCCGTGACTTGGCTAGAAGATCCTGGAGACATTCAGAGAATAAAGAGAGCATTGCATTTTTGGTCGTTCCACACCAGGCcaccttcttcagaagttgTAACTTGCCGGTGTTAATGGAAGCAAACCGTCACTTCATGAAGATCCAAGCTACGGAAAAGGGTCAAACCGGCTTTGCTGGTCCAAAGGATAAGACAGCTGCTAATGTAGGTATAGACTCGTTGATTGGCGACAATACTCTTTTGGGAGAAAGGACAAACGTCAAGAAGACAGTTGTTGGCTCCAGATGCAACATCGGAAAAAGGGTCAAGTTGACGGGCTGCCTTGTCATGAATAACGTCACAATCGAGGACGATGTTCAGTTGGAAAACTGCATTATTGGTAACAATGTTCTTATTCATAGCAAGTGTAAGTTGACCAACTGTAACGTAGAGTCTACCAACGAAGTTGCTCGAGGTACCCAAGCCAAGGGTGACACATTGTTGCGTTTCTCGTTGGAGG GTGACGAATCGGCTATTGGAAGCTCTCTGGACGAGGATGATTCTGAAGACGACTCCGAGTCTGACTTCAGCGACTACGAAGATGAATACGCCAATAATGATGACGGATTGTTTGGATACTAA